One Melospiza melodia melodia isolate bMelMel2 chromosome 1, bMelMel2.pri, whole genome shotgun sequence genomic window carries:
- the BHLHE22 gene encoding class E basic helix-loop-helix protein 22, which translates to MERALGLPAEEDLFHKSLAASAKRMESAFRSPPGLDLSHPRDRQPSPLACYEASEPEALLQPGVGGDPLALPPGSVCVKYGESASRSSVAESSGGEQSPDDDSDGRCELVLRGAGGDPRVASPAAGGGGGGGGGLKAAEGSCSNSHGHGGSKKSKEQKALRLNINARERRRMHDLNDALDELRAVIPYAHSPSVRKLSKIATLLLAKNYILMQAQALEEMRRLVAYLNQGQAISAASLPSSAAAAAAAAAALHPALGAYEQAAGYPFSAGLPPATSCPEKCAIFNSVSSSLCKQCTEKP; encoded by the coding sequence ATGGAGCGGGCGCTGGGGCTGCCCGCAGAAGAGGACCTCTTCCACAAGAGCCTCGCCGCCTCGGCCAAGCGCATGGAGTCCGCCTTCCGCTCGCCCCCGGGGCTCGACCTTTCCCACCCCCGCGACCGCCAGCCCTCGCCGCTCGCCTGCTACGAGGCGTCGGAGCCCGAGGCGCTGCTGCAGCCCGGAGTCGGCGGCGACCCGCTGGCGCTGCCGCCGGGCTCCGTCTGCGTCAAGTACGGCGAGAGCGCCAGCCGCAGCTCGGTGGCCGAGAGCAGCGGCGGCGAGCAGAGCCCCGACGACGACAGCGACGGCCGCTGCGAGCTGGTGCTGCGCGGCGCCGGGGGGGACCCGCGCGTGGCCTcgccggcggcgggcggcggcggagggGGGGGCGGGGGGCTGAAGGCGGCCGAGGGCAGCTGCTCCAACAGCCACGGGCACGGCGGCAGCAAGAAGTCCAAGGAGCAGAAGGCGCTGCGGCTCAACATCAAcgcgcgggagcggcggcggatGCACGACCTGAACGACGCGCTGGACGAGCTGCGGGCGGTCATCCCCTACGCGCACAGCCCCTCGGTGCGGAAGCTCTCCAAGATCGCCACGCTCCTCCTGGCCAAGAACTACATCCTGATGCAGGCGCAGGCCCTGGAGGAGATGCGGCGCTTGGTGGCTTATCTCAACCAGGGCCAGGCCATCTCGGCcgcctccctgcccagctccgccgcggcggcggcggcggcggcggcggcgctgcacCCCGCCCTCGGCGCCTACGAGCAGGCGGCCGGCTACCCCTTCAGCGCCGGGCTGCCCCCCGCCACCTCCTGCCCGGAGAAATGTGCCATCTTCAACAGCGTCTCCTCCAGCCTCTGCAAACAGTGCACGGAGAAGCCTTAA